Sequence from the Helianthus annuus cultivar XRQ/B chromosome 13, HanXRQr2.0-SUNRISE, whole genome shotgun sequence genome:
gggcttggatagtgattatcctgttaaacacccttgatatttgatacttgtttacgatgggttttattcatacgcttccgctaaacaaagataactttcttatgatttgaaacacctttcatatggatttggtttggtttaaatgacaactacttttattatatgtattgttctgtatgattggtggcttgatcctggtcatgtcacgcctcctagcggtggtactccgcgtgtggattttgggggtgtgacatcgtaAGCGTTTCATCGGGCAAACACTGCCTTAGATTCGAGACATAAATGACATCATGCACATTACCCTATTCGTCGAGTAACGCGAGCTTGTGACCGATTCCTTCCAGGGTTTCTGATTAATTCATGGTAACGTAAACTGAGCCTGTCATGCTTCCCAAGCGTatcacaccctcccagggtgaaatattcaacatgatacgatcgcctacagcgaATTCCCaatgtttcctaagcttatcaacTTTTCTAACGGTCGCGCATTGCCGCCAAACGATTTCCGATCCCAGCAACCTTCCCATGAGTTTCAAGTACAAGTCCTGAACCAGTAATTAAGTTGTCAACCATTCAATCCAACAAGAAGGTCGGCACTATTGTCTGTGTAATGCCTCAGCAGAGCTGTCTGGTTACCAAGATGATAACTGCCACAGTAGTACTCAACCATAGGTAAGAGTCCTTCTAATTTGCACCAAATCtagtcacacacatgctcgcagcatgtcttcgtgtACCAGGAGAGTTTGTTTTCTCTGATCGTTTGCCCAACGGTGATAAGCAATGCTCTGGTcctgacgtgagccaagggtgttgtgtgttgcctgtcataaatcatgcatagatcaaattcagaggtaacaggagttggcacctcctgcctaaaagccgcctctctcagaggaacattcacaactaTGAAGACTTgtcagttttcttgattgcaagaaagtgtgctggtaacttGAGTCCATCAATGATCACCTAGGTGATGATGTTTCcctttcgagttgtaagtagaccagTACGAAATCCATGGTAGTCTTTTCTCATTTCCATACATGTGTTTCTAGTTGCTaatatcccaccttgactttcccacatgtcaaacttcgttcccatgcgtggttatgtgggccttcaggcccggtcactCGGATGTATAGGATATCGAGGCCCGTGTGCTTCgcctgcaccagttccctaaggttgctgcatagtgaggtccatattcgttccatgaagtagcaaatatcgtccgacctttcagggttgcttctccatgccccgcatgggttcaacttgaaaattctctcccTTTAGTTCTCCAGTTTTGAACAGAGCAagtctgatcaggtaagttagagtcgatagtgaggtGCAAAGCTCGTGTACATTGAAATTCCCCCAtcgtaatcatccaaaagttccatccagcgatgctaTTAACTGATTTTGCTCTTCCGAAAcaaaggtacacgggaggcccttgtgatcggtctaaatagtgcattcggtaccgtccaagtaatgcctctaACTGAAATCCAAGGCCCACGGTTTCCACCGCAAGTTGCGACTCATGCAGTTCTTCCTGTAAATCCACTACTTAAGTcatcaccttctcgtgttgcattggcgtgtaactgggactctgattcgaaccatcataaTATACCACTAGATCATCAGTACCctcggatagaagtgatgctcAGTGCGTTGCAGAGTTGGGTTTCCAAAATCTGAAAAGACGTTTCCCCTGTTTGTCTCCCATGGATACACGGCACCCTGCTGTGCCAAAGAGCTTAAAGCTTCGAAACCCTCGAAAATCCTGTGATGTATCTACGATAGTATCTAGCTGGACCAAGAAATTACTGCATCCCCGATGGAGTTGCTCCTCCCCTAGGAGCTCTAGGACAAAATACGGATGTCGTTCGTGGTGTTCCTTTCCCCTGGTAGTGATTCTCACGATAAAACTCCTATCCTGTAGTTCCCTGAAGTTGATTGAACAGTTCTTGCAACTTTCCAGGCGCCAGAAGATAGGGAGTACGAGTAATCAAGGCTGCCTCTGGttgtgagatcaaactgagattctacCTAATCAGCCCAGAGGGGGGGGGTTAAATCTGAAAGTTCCTCGAGTAGCACACTGAGAGGAaccacgaacaattggtggatcctcggtAATCTTTCCCTAGCCTAAACATTAGTAACGGTTGCCAACGTAGTGGAGTAGTCCCTCCGTAGACGCTCCTGGCTTTCATTGCTGAAGTGATACTGACCTTTACCCCACACTGATGCTTTAGAATGGCGACGATTCCCCACTATGGAGAGGGATACGCAAAATTTTCTGCTCACAGAGTATATTTGCGTgatatctggataaccaatccacactaactactacACCAAAACTACCAAGGGTAGCAGAaagaaggtcgatgtcgaacgcttgtcccacaaggtcgagtttgcatcccaacgaacatatgaggtttccattgtcttgccatcagtcgattccACAACAGGTTTAGGTTCAAggagcatcagggttaaacagaacagagacgaagtgattagttaccaagaacatgtaggccaccatgttgttataatcctggcgtcgcccacgccaatcctaaatgtccCTCCATGAGCATCATTTCCCGTGTTGTTGTACTCGTTGCGAGGATTTCCAGTACggccgtcgttcccttggttgttgtcgtttgATTTAACAACTGCCACTCCATGTCGTAGGCGCCTTCATTTTCCATACTATTGGTTACCATGACAAataccttgatgttgccgtgactgttgcctctaatgctGTTGTTTGAAACGGAGCTCTACGATCTTTCACTGACAGGGTCCACCTCTTCACATTCCATGGTACGTGCTAAGGCACTACTCACTGTGCGGGGAGTTTCACATTCCATTCTACAGTCAGTTGCCATTGCTTATGTCCTGATTGGTTCGTAAAGGTTGACTCCCATCAGTCGCTGCCTAGGGTTGGAGATTCGATTGCAGTCACTTTGctggtgttcgttgccggtaatcagAGTTGTCCAATTACCGAGGTCGGTAAAATACTACGCTCACCCTTTTGTCCATCGATCTAGCAAGTCGATTGAGTAATACGTGGTATGCTGCGAgtgtgttgcagaagtgatcacacttcggagtctaagacgtcaatacatagAGTTCCATCAAACGAAGAGAAGCGAGAAAGGAATAAACCAACTCAAGGACGTTCGTGCAatcacctaacattctacacgtttcgctaggcgttcagatgtgtgttcaagtaatactcgatagcatcgagattcgtaagggttcagaaaggagtgaaaagatcatgttcgagtaggagacaaccACTACTAAGACTCCCatagactgttgtgtttcacatcaatcaaatatcagaacggaacccctttttcacttgttaagcctcactgggactcacatgcaccccacattattattatgtgtgcacccacaataatattgtgatttgcatgcttatctcagttcctcctaactcatgtcaaatggttccttaAACTCGAATAGCAAACAAATAACATCACAAAACATGAGTCAAGAATGTCTAAGGTAACACCACACTATCAATTACTTAACACACGTAAGTAACACATGAATCCAtattgttgtgctaaacgtgcaatcacatgcaagatcatatgtaagtgttcactagttatgctgtgtaatgagtaaacgagagacgaaccttgcaatctggagctgagtgtcatggtcgattttcgaaattgttcggttatagtctggttttataaaaacgttttataaccaagttcactataaccagtggctctgataccaaactgtcacacccccaaaataccacctagggaatgtccctgttaggcgtgtgacgtaccaataacgagccactaattacattgaacgcgtacaagtttcaaaataaaatccttaattattaatATAAAATACCTTCAACGAgcttaaatgaaaaccaacatgtccagcggaagcaaatagtaaaccaacgttaaactgtttcaaagaccaatgtatgatatcaatagttcaatcacatgaatccctccagtcgacccatgaccactccagctactccagacagcaagttccaatccaagacatataacgacctacaagcatgcagacaagtgtgtcagacgacgctggtgagttcagaGTTTTGTTACCGAGCTTAGTTACCAGATACATGTGTAAAAcagttcaacgttttgtttagatgttgttattactcgattactatatgtggcgactagatgtgaatgcccaaccccaatgcctccattaggcattggtcatgatgtcaaggtatcaaacaaccttgaatagatgtaaggggtcttatatgtacacgatgtgaatgcccaaccccaatgcctctaactaggcattggtcatgaagtccaggtaattagttcacgcccgtcctttcggcccggtgtgagggtgccaaacctaatagcgctatcaactaaatacctcgttgcttcttcagcaacacggtagatgtatggggtcttacatgatttatacggggtcttacatgatttatactgtgctcaataaccaacatcccaaataaacagtttacccagtattccctttagaaacgtttaccagatgtcctaaaccaccgggacgcatgcttagaaaagtgcagtgaactcaccttagatttgctcggtatgttttaTTACTTTGTTTCACAGTGATCAACCATACCCTACCGTGATTACCAAAGACAGTCAGTTTCGTAAACACGTATCCGATTCATGTATTCAACAAGTCAAATGTAAAACCATTATCACATAACACGTAACAAGAATTTAGATCTCATGCACGTTTAtatcacaagttcatgtttccaaCAATGGTTGCCAACAACATCAGTTTTACAATCATTCAGGTCACATATTTGTACACATTTTGCATCTGACACAACTATCAAAGTTAACATGTAATACATACCCAATACTCATACAAGTTCACATTTCATGTGCTTTCACTTAACAATTAACAATAGAGAAATGTTCTATTTATACAACCAAGCCAAAGTTCTCAATCTTAGATAGTGGGGTTATCACGTAACCACAGTGTCCCATGCACAtagcttcttttttttttttgaatggctaaacTTGCATGTCAtgaggattgaacccatgacctccacCTATTCTACACCTTATTTAACTCACCAACACCACAACTCGGGTGAGTTAGGACACCGACAGTTATAATTTGCAAAAATGTGTAACACATGGCAAAAGAAGGTCCATTAATTTAACTTTCTTAGTTTTCTTAATTAATTTGAGACTTATTTCTATAATTgctatatatattaaaacaaacttgCAAATGAAATGAATATTTAATATCCTTGAATGAAACTTTCGAATGAAATGAATGTGCACATGATCTCCATAACTTTCATTAAATGCAATGAATGTTCATAGGACCAAACTTTTTATTCACGTGAATGTCTTGAAAAATTGTGAATGTAAAGACTACTTGACCATTAAAGAACATCATTATTAGAATATGCACAAGGTTTTTATTAGATCAAGGCTACAAACCCACATGGGCCGCCATTTTCTCATTCAAAGTTATCCAATTTAATCAAACCATTACCCTCAAATCTATTGAATTATTAAAGGCTACTGAATACATCAACATTAATTATAAATCACACATTGATATCAAACAAGCACATATATCCATAACTATCAATTCACTGTTACTAACATACTAGCTTAAATTCAACCATAATTCCTCATACCATCATTTGACCTATGTGAATATTATGCGATATAATAAATCAAACACCAACATCATACATCATAATCATCAATCATCCTAATAAAAATCGACTTGAATAACCCAACAGTTATTGAAATCATCATAAACCATCATACCACACAAACAACCCGTCACACATGCTAACATATCACAAACAGAATCAGCGATCTTGTTAATAATTGGTTATAAACCGCACACCGACCTGGATTTTACCAACATATATCTCGTGACATCACATAGTAATATATCGACAATCCTGAACATTATACCAATAATCAATCAAAGACAATCATAAACAGTTAGCTAACGTACCGATTGAATGCAAAGATACAAAAAGTAATACTTTGATGATGATAGACTTCGATGAATAGCTACTGCCGTTGATAGACTAGAGGGCACCTAGGGTTTGCAAATACACATGGATTCTTATACAACTCTACGTAAACAATAGTTAGGAGAATGGGCTTGATTTGTCTTGGGCTTGCGTAACCGGACCAAAAGGTAACAAGAGTTTAAAGTGGGTTGTAAAGATTAAACATATGCAAAGTCCATGAGGAGTGGGCTCCTTAGACACTACCGATGATAGCCGGCCCAATTCTGATGCTCGGTTGGGCTCTAGCAGGCCCAAGCATACTCGTGGTCGGTTATTGTGGCCCAATACATGTTATATAACAGAGTTATCAAATTTTAACGGAGTTAAGATCATAAGATTAAAACATAACTaatcttgaaagttcgggttgtcacataacGTATCTTCGCAACGTCCATATCCGTCGCGTATTGAGTATATCCGTtagtatttttaaaaatattttttttattatttggatTATAAAAATTAGGtttatttaacccgtataatacacatggtttttaaagataaaacttatttattatttactattcaaaattacatttattctaCCTGTATAATACACGGAGTTTTtaaaattattaattttttttattattttgtatataaaatttgatttattcaacctgtacaatacaAGAGAAATattagagatatatattttttattatttagtaaataaaattacatttactcaacCAGTGTGTAATAcacaaggtttttaaagatatttttTATGATTTGATATATAAAGTTACATTTGCTTAACACGTACAATTCCCGAGGTTTttcatatataatttttattacttagtatattaaaattatatatattccGCCCAtataataaacgagatttttaaagatatattattttattatttagtatataaaattaatgtttattcaacccgtgtaatacacggggttctaacctagttgttatatattttgatccatataatgtaaatgattataatggctactagattaaatataaaataaatatatttaatcttacatttcACACTCGTTTTTTTACGTAGACACTAAAAAAAGTATGATCGTCTTCAAACTCGTTTTTTTTTACGTAGACACTAAAAAAAAGTTTTAGCATAAGCAAGTACGATTGAAGCGTGggttttcattttctttatatATCCCGATATCCAACAGTTGGCTTGCATGATCATTAATCATTTTCATTATCATCGATAATTCTTCAAGATATTCATGTCGATGAAAATTCAAGACACATTTTACATATCCCATGGACCCCCTTCTTTGTGCCTCGAAGAACAATGTATTCCTCTAGTGCATTTCCTCCAATATTTCCAACAAAAGGTGCACCCTATTCGCCCATCTTCCATCCTTCTTATCTCCGGCCACTTTGAGACTTCGTATCCGACGGTCAACGCCGTCTCCAACGGCCCATCTGATACCATATATGATTTTGAAGGTTTTCCCGAATGTCTGAATGAGCTCAAGTATCCGGCACCAGGAGCTCCAGAACTTGCTAAGAGAGTCAAGGAGCTTCTCATAGCTTCCGGGTTCGAGCGGGTTGACGTGGATGGGAATCGAGGGCTTGACCATGGTGCGTGGTCCCCACTAAGGCTTATGTATCCAGAGGCGGATATTCCAGTTTGTCAGTTGTCCATTCAGACGGACAAAGACGCCACTTACCATTATAACATGGGTAAGGCGTTAGCACCCCTTAAAAATGAAGGGGTGCTTATTGTAGGTTCGGGTGGGACCACTCATAACCTGGAAGAGGTGCGATTTGACACTACTGTGGTGCAACCTTGGGCTCAAGAGTTTGATACATGGCTTAAAGAGGCACTAGTTGATGGAAGGTATGAAGATGTAAACAAGTACAAGGAGAAGGCTCCACATGCGACCATGGTGCACCCAACGCCCGACCATTTCTACCCTTTGCATGTTGCGATGGGTGCTGCGAGTGTGAATTCCAAAGGCCAGCTTATCCACCATAGCTGGGGTTGGTCTGTGTTTTCCTATGCTTCGTATAAATTCACGGTCCCCGTTTAACTGTCCGGCGTTTTAGCTTGTCGATCTATATGATTACTATGCATAAATATCTACTTTTTACGTAATACATTTGGAGTATGTGAGTGATGTACGTTTTTATCTTTATAATGTTGAAATAATGAAATTGGTGCATAGTAGGTGTAAGTACCAATTTCGGTTGGTTATCACTTTACACTTATTTCCAATTTtagtaattattaattattactctatattattaactaggttataacccgtggtACCCACGGGTTGCTTTATTTTGTggatattaatattttattaattttattgcaagggtttttttataaaatttgtgaGGATATATATACAATGATTCAATGTTAATCGTATATAATAATATACGCAAACAATGCGATTTATcaatggtaacaattaccatataATTTTCAACATATTACCAGATAATAGCCCGTCTCGCCATTCTCTGGATACACATTTGAACCGATGAATTGATATAGCATTTAGTTTGGTTAAAATCTCAAATAGTAGCATTTCAAAAGGAATAACTGCCagtttggtccctgtggtttggtcaattttgccactttagtccaaaactcaaactttttgcatctgtgtcactgtggtttcagttttattgccattttggtccaaaaatgaaatcaggtcatatttgtcttataaaatcctgttattttgtcattttccgcaggggcaaaatgatcatttcttttttataaataaataccatattttataagacaaatatgacctgatttgcccctgagaaaaatgacaaaattgcaggattttataagacaagtatgacctgatttcatttttggaccaaaatggcaataaaactgaaaccatagggacccagatgcaaaatgtttgagttttgaactaaagtggcaaaagtaaccaaacctcaaggaccaaaatggcagtttactttAAACCATTGTATGAACGAATGAAACATATAATGTATTAATGAGTATAACATATATATTAAGTAAAATGAAAATGGGCTTGAAACATAAATTCAATTTAGCCCATATCCATCGATTGAAATGAAAATGATGATTACTATTTAATAGAATCAATTAATCCATTGAAATATTTGTTCAAAGTTATTGTAAATATTCCACTTTTTCAAAATGTTGAACCATCTATATCTTAGCAATAAAATAAAGATGCGATTTTTTATATTTTGAATTATTTAAATATGAATAATTCGATTGCAAACATAACGTTAGTTGTAATCTTTAATTTAGAACCAATATTTCAGTGACTTTTACAAAGCATATATTTCGAATTATTTGCAACCAATATTTCATGTACAGCCTAGGTAATAGGCAACTGCTCTAAAATTGAAGTGTAAATTAGGAAACAAATGTAAAAGAAACACTTAAACAAAAAAATCATCAGTCAATTTATCTCATTTATATAGCTGCAACCACCCGAGATTTCACCTAAATCCTTTTAGCCACATATAAAGCCTATTGCGTAGCAATCCAAAGTAGCAACCTGAAGCATTGATGTAATCAAAATGCAAGAATTTTTTTACCTGTCATAAAGCTAAATAAGTATACCAGATTTTAGATCAATGGTGGAAAAGAGTCAAAAATAAAATCTTACCGCACAAATTAAAGATCACGGTGAACAATGTTGTTGTGATTCAGTTATCAAATGGAGGTTGGCATCAGTGTTTCTAAAAActggtaaataccggccggttataccggtattaccggtGCCGGATgcaaatccggtacgaaacaccctgGTAAATAAGTGAATTGTTATAGaaaaattaaaatatttttaCCTCTACACCAAGCGGTTTTATTTGACCAATAGCTTTTGCATCGCCTAAATCCGCAACTAAGCCTCCCATATCAAATTTCATAAGCTCTGTTTAACAACCGCTCCTCTTTGAAGTTATAGCCACCACTGCAAGCaaaatagataattattatttattacttGCAAAAAGATGATGATTATCTACTACCCAAATGGTTTGAGTAAGACTTGGTGGACTAAATAATCAAGTTGTGGGGACGGATCATGATGAGAATAGTTCATGTTATCGGTGGGGTTAAGAATTACTTAAAACACACCAAAGCTCCCGAATGCCATTCCAAGATCCTACACATATTTTAACCATCTTTTAGTGAAAGCAAACGTACTATTAAGTTGTTATAGACTTACTTTCCATGATTGGCCAAACTTCGTAAGTATAGTTACTGGAGATAAGTATGTTAGATAAATAGCAAAAAAAGGCTATAAAGGAGGTTCTTTAACATAGATACCTGATCAAAAAGGTTATAgataaacaatatatatatcaTAAGGTAATCATGGAAATTAGAAAGCATGGAAAGTTGTGAGAAGTTTGTAAACTTGTAATCAAGTTGTAACCGG
This genomic interval carries:
- the LOC110902434 gene encoding 4,5-DOPA dioxygenase extradiol produces the protein MSMKIQDTFYISHGPPSLCLEEQCIPLVHFLQYFQQKVHPIRPSSILLISGHFETSYPTVNAVSNGPSDTIYDFEGFPECLNELKYPAPGAPELAKRVKELLIASGFERVDVDGNRGLDHGAWSPLRLMYPEADIPVCQLSIQTDKDATYHYNMGKALAPLKNEGVLIVGSGGTTHNLEEVRFDTTVVQPWAQEFDTWLKEALVDGRYEDVNKYKEKAPHATMVHPTPDHFYPLHVAMGAASVNSKGQLIHHSWGWSVFSYASYKFTVPV